In a single window of the Zea mays cultivar B73 chromosome 5, Zm-B73-REFERENCE-NAM-5.0, whole genome shotgun sequence genome:
- the LOC103627392 gene encoding transcription factor bHLH128 yields MRRFLPAGGGGGGGEPSSSSSSGGHQHHQHGGLASGERAAAGLRYRGGADISLGHGHDDGGHGRSIDAADRRNDGSMDMLARHSSSPVGFFSNLVVDNGYPRSNKAGGGGGVEGQQHDPSTAANASGSSARKMKTPEFNFTGAQQGQQLGAAAGHLSRISEDGAFPGGMMGDRAGRGSAGESSGAAAAARSYSAGGFSIVGPWEESRDIITTLGAYDPQFSGAMAGTALEMAGMDRYVQLQQDQVPFKVRAKRGCATHPRSIAERERRTRISEKLRKLQDLVPNMDKQTSTADMLDLAVEHIRGLQSELQALKHEQEKCTCCRKR; encoded by the exons ATGAGGCGCTTCCTGCCTgctggaggcggcggcggcggcggggagccGTCGTCCTCCTCGTCGTCGGGCGGGCACCAGCACCACCAGCACGGCGGGCTCGCATCGGGCGAGAGGGCGGCGGCGGGCCTGCGGTACCGAGGAGGCGCCGACATATCGCTGGGGCACGGGCACGACGATGGTGGACATGGTCGTAGCATCGACGCGGCGGACAGGCGGAACGACGGGTCCATGGACATGCTGGCGCGGCACAGCAGCTCGCCGGTCGGCTTCTTCTCCAACCTCGTGGTGGACAACG GGTATCCACGCTCAAATAAAGCCGGAGGCGGTGGTGGCGTCGAAGGTCAGCAGCATGATCCATCAACGGCCGCCAATGCCAGTGGCAGCAGTGCCCGGAAGATGAAGACGCCCGAGTTCAACTTCACCGGTGCGCAGCAGGGCCAGCAGCTGGGCGCGGCCGCGGGCCACCTCTCGCGGATCTCCGAGGACGGCGCCTTCCCGGGCGGCATGATGGGCGACCGCGCGGGCCGCGGCTCTGCTGGCGAGAGCAGCGGTGCCGCCGCGGCGGCGCGCTCGTACTCGGCCGGCGGGTTCTCCATCGTTGGGCCGTGGGAGGAGTCCAGGGACATCATTACCACCCTCGGCGCATACGACCCTCAG TTTAGCGGCGCCATGGCGGGTACGGCGCTAGAGATGGCGGGCATGGACAGGTACGTGCAGCTGCAGCAAGACCAGGTGCCGTTCAAAGTGCGCGCCAAGCGCGGGTGCGCCACGCACCCCAGGAGCATCGCCGAGAGG GAGAGGAGGACGAGGATCAGCGAGAAGCTCAGGAAGCTCCAGGACCTCGTGCCCAACATGGACAAG CAAACGAGCACCGCGGACATGTTGGACCTTGCAGTTGAGCACATCAGGGGCCTGCAGAGCGAGCTGcag GCTCTGAAACACGAACAGGAGAAGTGTACCTGCTGCCGAAAGCGATAG